The following coding sequences lie in one Burkholderia cepacia genomic window:
- the queG gene encoding tRNA epoxyqueuosine(34) reductase QueG translates to MNRLPELAASDRPSTQAEGATPCALDDAALTALAARIRAWGRELGFGAIGISDTDLSDAEAGLAAWLEAGYHGEMDYMAKHGMKRARPAELVAGTRRVISVRLAYLPAQTVAGDAPGGEPGALAPHDWRARERARLDDPQAAVVSIYARGRDYHKVLRNRLQTLAERIEREIGAFGYRVFTDSAPVLEVELAQKAGVGWRGKHTLLLQRDAGSLFFLGEIYVDLPLPTDAHTSPDTAPETPGAHCGSCTRCIDACPTGAIVEPYRVDARRCISYLTIELKGSIPEALRPMIGNRVYGCDDCQLVCPWNKFAQAAPVADFDVRHGLDRATLVELFAWDADMFDTRMQGSAIRRIGYESWLRNLAVGLGNALRADSDRLAPPARDAIVAALRARADDPSPVVREHVEWALRAA, encoded by the coding sequence ACCTTCGACTCAGGCCGAAGGCGCGACGCCGTGCGCGCTCGATGATGCGGCGTTGACCGCGCTCGCCGCTCGCATCAGGGCGTGGGGGCGCGAATTGGGTTTCGGGGCGATCGGCATCAGCGATACCGATCTCTCGGATGCCGAAGCAGGCCTCGCCGCCTGGCTGGAAGCCGGATACCACGGCGAAATGGATTATATGGCGAAACATGGGATGAAACGCGCGCGCCCGGCCGAACTTGTGGCCGGTACGCGACGTGTGATTTCCGTGCGGCTCGCCTATTTGCCGGCCCAGACGGTCGCTGGCGACGCGCCCGGCGGCGAGCCCGGCGCGCTCGCACCGCACGACTGGCGCGCGCGCGAACGGGCGCGGCTCGACGATCCGCAGGCGGCCGTCGTGTCGATCTATGCACGCGGCCGCGACTATCACAAGGTGCTGCGCAACCGGCTGCAGACGCTCGCGGAGCGCATCGAGCGCGAGATCGGCGCGTTCGGCTACCGTGTGTTCACCGATTCGGCGCCGGTGCTCGAGGTCGAGCTCGCGCAGAAGGCCGGTGTCGGCTGGCGCGGCAAGCACACGCTGCTGTTGCAGCGCGATGCCGGCTCGCTGTTCTTCCTCGGCGAGATCTATGTCGACCTGCCGCTGCCGACCGACGCGCACACGTCGCCCGATACCGCACCCGAGACGCCGGGCGCGCACTGCGGCAGTTGCACGCGCTGCATCGACGCGTGCCCGACCGGCGCGATCGTCGAGCCGTACCGCGTCGACGCGCGCCGCTGCATCTCGTACCTCACGATCGAACTGAAAGGCAGCATCCCCGAAGCATTGCGGCCGATGATCGGCAATCGCGTGTACGGCTGCGACGACTGCCAGCTCGTGTGCCCGTGGAACAAGTTCGCACAGGCCGCCCCCGTCGCCGATTTCGACGTGCGGCATGGCCTCGACCGCGCGACGCTCGTCGAGCTGTTTGCGTGGGACGCCGACATGTTCGATACGCGGATGCAGGGCAGCGCGATCCGGCGCATCGGCTATGAAAGCTGGCTGCGCAATCTCGCGGTCGGGCTTGGCAATGCGCTGCGCGCGGATTCAGACCGGCTCGCGCCGCCGGCGCGCGACGCGATCGTCGCCGCGTTGCGCGCGCGGGCCGACGATCCGTCGCCGGTCGTGCGCGAGCATGTCGAATGGGCGCTGCGTGCCGCGTGA